One genomic segment of Gadus chalcogrammus isolate NIFS_2021 chromosome 3, NIFS_Gcha_1.0, whole genome shotgun sequence includes these proteins:
- the c3h19orf67 gene encoding UPF0575 protein C19orf67 homolog, translating to MLITRCVFAWFLDLSQQLCERLEQLVQNYVKQGLLSVDERQLDSLSDLYLGQCVIDRLKVSLFRHHAPAPFMSGGRAHPSLFKRMRWNVERLSDDRLHPHHHLYHHHRHHQQQGEEPEERQLETGADTEYFLMCYEDIPQRVSGEEGEGLPLGASATRGWSIGRWVQTFPDPDTGDIYDWILCEVPQTRYLKLVTLGSEEPSVRHATDLLLGLLFPQQIGGKDDFPCSES from the exons ATGTTGATTacaaggtgtgtgtttgcgtgg tTTCTAGACCTCTCCCAGCAGCTCTGTGAGAGGTTAGAACAGTTGGTACAGAACTATGTCAAACAGGGACTCCTCTCAGTGGATGAGAGACAGttagacag CCTGTCTGACCTCTACCTCGGCCAGTGCGTGATAGACAGGCTGAAGGTGTCCTTGTTCCGCCACCATGCTCCTGCGCCCTTTATGTCCGGGGGCAGGGCCCACCCCAGCCTCTTCAAGCGCATGCGCTGGAACGTGGAGAGGCTGTCAGATGACCGgctccatccccaccaccacctctaccaccaccatcgGCATCATCAGCAGCAGGGGGAAGAGCCAGAGGAGAGGCAGCTGGAGACAGGCGCCGACACAGAATA CTTCCTAATGTGTTATGAGGACATCCCCCAAAGGGTcagcggagaggagggggaggggcttcccCTTGGTGCCTCTGCAACAAGGGGATGGTCGATTGGTCGCTGGGTTCAGACCTTCCCCGACCCTGACACAGGGGACATCTATGACTG gATCCTTTGTGAGGTCCCTCAGACCAGATATCTAAAGCTGGTCACTCTAGGCAGTGAGGAGCCATCCGTCCGTCATGCCACAGACctcctgctggggctgctgtttCCCCAGCAGATTGGAGGAAAGGATGACTTCCCTTGTTCAGAGTCATAA